CTTGGCGGTCAATTGAGCTATAGCCAGCGGAGCACCAACGTTGACCGGTGGCTCTCCCAGCACAGTTTCCACCCCATCCGGTGGGCTCAGGAAGCAGAGGCCTCGTACAATGCGAACGGCATCAGATTTTCCGATTCACAGGCGGCCTGGGATCGCCGGTGCCTTGGAGGAGAATATGAACTCAAAGGTCCTTGCCTCTACGGATCGCCGTTGCGATACGAAGCCGTTCTGAGAGCGTATCAGGAGACCGTCGAAGACGCGAAAGGACCGCATCCCTCCAACGGATACTTTGTCGGCCTCGCGCCCGAAGTGACGTGGGACCATGTCTCAGCGGAATTCCGCCCCGGCTACTTTCTAGGCGCCAACCAGAATCGCCATGAAGCGCGTCTTCGCTACCTGCAAGGCATCCCCCTCGCCTCGACGCCGGTGCTCATGATCAACGGCGTCGCCGAAGCGGTCAACAGGGGCAATCCCAACCACAGCGTCCTCCTCGGCAGTATCGCCGGAGTCCGGGGACTGTCGGACAATCTGTTTCGAAACCGGGCGCAGACCTATAGCAACCTTGAACTGCGCCACGCGATCCAGCTCGCGGCACGCTGGGCGCTCCAAGGAGTCGTCTTTTCAGATGCCGGCGCCTTCCAACGCTTCACTGACCAAGGTCAGCTGCGCAGTTGGCGTGGCGCCGTGAATATCGGGGCCGGCTTCAGAGTGGTGCCGAGGTTTCTTTCGAACACATTGCTGCGTGTGGACTTCGCCCAGTTGCCGGCCCCGACACCGAACTCGCTCGTTCCGTTCGGCATTACCCAATATTTCTGAGGAGCAGCGTAGACTCATTGCACGATCGCGTACGCGCCCTGTCAGGATGCGGAAAAAGTCCGCCGTCATTCACAGGCCGTGACTCGTGAAGCGAGCCTCGTGAAGGGGGAGCAGCCGCTGGTTTCTCTCGTTTATTTGGTCTGTCTCGTGTGTTTGGTTGAACAAGGCCGACTCGTTGAACAAAACAAACCAGATGAACCAGATCAACTCGACAAGCCACGCTTCACACAGAACGCTGTGCCGTGCGGCCACACACGACCACCGGGCGCAACGTGCCTCCACGCACGGCATCACCGGCGACATAGGAGATGGCTCATCCGGTTCCTGTCAGTGGATGAGCGGTCCACTGACAGATTCGTGAATCGCTGTGCGGAGTTACTCAATCCTCCGCACACTGCTGACTCTGAGCAGACTGCGGAACTCTCTTTGCAGTAGCTTTCGGCAATAACCAGGGAGAGAGCGGCCCATGAAGACTATGTCCTTCGTCATCGCCTTGCTTCTGACCGGTGCGTCTGCCTGGGCAGCGACGGCTCACGCCGTTCCCGCGACACCTTCATCTTCGTCGGAACAGACGGTTCCTGAGCATGTGATTCTGTTTGTGCTGGAGGGCATCGATCAACCGGCACTCAAGGCGGGGCCGATGCCGGTGTTAAGTCGGCTGGTGAACCAGGGATCGGCGACGTGGTCGGCCAAGACCGTCACGCCCCCTCTCCGGCTGCCCGCGATGGCCTCCCTCCTCACCGGACTGCCGGTTGAAAAACACGGCATCACCTGGGACGCGTTTGAATTCAGCCGAGGCTATCCCCGGCCTCCGACGGTCTTCGATTATCTCGACCTCAGCGGCGGACGAGACAGCGCCATCTTTTTCATGGACGAATCGCTGTACCAGCTGGCAAAACCGGAACCCTATACGGATTACCAGATGTGCGGGCCGCTCAAGCCTGAGTGCAGTCCTGAGCGGCTCGTCTCCTACATCAAGCAGTATTTCAAGAAGGCCGCGAGCGGGCACGGATACGGGCATGCGATTCTGGCGCTGCCGCATCTCCTCGTGGTGCATCTGCCGGATGGAGGGCGCGCCGGTGTCGCGCAGGGCTGGACCTCGACGGACTACCGCGCGGCGCTCCGGTCGGTGGATCGGGCCATGGGGTCGGTGCTGGAGATCTTCAAAGAACACGGACTGCTCACGCGCACCACGGTGCTCGTCACGTCCTTAAGTGGAACCGGCGCGGCGCCGAGCCAATCCACGACAGTCTCATCGCTCGTCCCATGGATTGCCTCCGGCGCCGGGATCAAGAGCGGACATGCGATTCGTCAGTCCGTCTCCCTTGTCGATACCGGAGCCACCGTATTGCGGGCGCTTCAACTTGAGACCCATACCGAGTGGGACAGCCGTGCAGTCGAGGAGATCTTTCGCGACACCAGTGTTGTCTCCGTTATTCCAACGAAGGGACGGTGAGGACTCATGACCTCTTCCGAGTACAGATCGTATCTCGCTCCACAAATCCGGCGCATGATCCTGGGTTGCGCCGTTGTCGCATGGACTGCGTGGATGGGGTCCGCCGCCATTGCCGAATCGCGCGAGCCATCGGCAATTCAATACCCCATCACCATCAATGCCACCTCGATTGTGTCGCAGAGTTGGTGGCAGGTGCCGGGCGTGACGCCCTCGATTTGGACCTCCGATATTGAAACGTCCGATGCCTATCGGACGTCGGAGCCTCGCGTGCTTCAGTTACAGCCGGGGCATTACAAATTTATCAGT
The nucleotide sequence above comes from Nitrospira sp.. Encoded proteins:
- a CDS encoding alkaline phosphatase family protein; this encodes MKTMSFVIALLLTGASAWAATAHAVPATPSSSSEQTVPEHVILFVLEGIDQPALKAGPMPVLSRLVNQGSATWSAKTVTPPLRLPAMASLLTGLPVEKHGITWDAFEFSRGYPRPPTVFDYLDLSGGRDSAIFFMDESLYQLAKPEPYTDYQMCGPLKPECSPERLVSYIKQYFKKAASGHGYGHAILALPHLLVVHLPDGGRAGVAQGWTSTDYRAALRSVDRAMGSVLEIFKEHGLLTRTTVLVTSLSGTGAAPSQSTTVSSLVPWIASGAGIKSGHAIRQSVSLVDTGATVLRALQLETHTEWDSRAVEEIFRDTSVVSVIPTKGR